In one window of Neisseria subflava DNA:
- the thiD gene encoding bifunctional hydroxymethylpyrimidine kinase/phosphomethylpyrimidine kinase: MDELFIQTLTIAGSDSGGGAGIQADLKTFQMRGVFGTSVLTAVTAQNTLGVSAVHPIPTDIIAAQIAAIQEDFQIRAYKIGMLGTAEIIECVAEQTAECDFGKRVLDPVMIAKGGAPLLENSAVEAMKRLLLPHTDVLTPNLPEAQALTGINIENRQDAERAAKTLQDWGVKNVVIKGGHLADSRSEYCTDWLFMPYETIELNSKRFPTPHTHGTGCTFSACITAELAKGFSVPEAVQTAKNYIAAAISHPLGIGAGHGPVNHWAYRNE; the protein is encoded by the coding sequence ATGGACGAACTTTTTATTCAAACGCTGACGATTGCCGGCTCAGATTCCGGAGGTGGCGCGGGCATACAGGCGGATTTGAAGACGTTTCAGATGCGCGGCGTGTTCGGTACCAGCGTACTGACAGCGGTTACCGCACAAAATACTTTGGGCGTATCGGCAGTGCATCCGATACCGACCGACATAATTGCCGCGCAAATTGCCGCGATTCAGGAGGATTTTCAAATCCGCGCTTATAAAATCGGCATGCTGGGTACGGCGGAAATCATCGAATGCGTGGCGGAACAAACCGCCGAATGCGACTTCGGTAAACGCGTATTGGATCCGGTCATGATTGCTAAAGGCGGTGCGCCGTTGTTGGAAAATTCAGCCGTCGAAGCCATGAAACGTCTGCTGCTGCCGCATACGGACGTATTGACCCCCAATCTGCCCGAAGCGCAGGCTTTGACGGGTATCAATATTGAAAACCGCCAAGATGCGGAACGTGCCGCCAAAACTCTTCAGGATTGGGGCGTGAAAAATGTGGTGATTAAAGGCGGCCATCTTGCCGACAGCCGAAGCGAATATTGCACCGACTGGCTGTTTATGCCATACGAAACCATTGAGCTGAACAGCAAACGTTTCCCGACGCCGCATACACATGGCACGGGCTGCACGTTTTCTGCCTGCATCACAGCCGAGTTGGCAAAAGGGTTTAGCGTTCCAGAGGCGGTTCAAACGGCAAAAAACTATATTGCCGCCGCCATTTCCCATCCTTTGGGCATCGGGGCAGGGCACGGGCCGGTCAACCACTGGGCGTATCGGAACGAATGA
- a CDS encoding OsmC family protein yields the protein MQVTSKWIDGMCFVGTTANGHSVVMEGAAAEGEVKRGPSPMEMLLLGVAGCSSIDVVMIAEKQRQKITDCRAEVTAKRADTAPRVFTEIHIHFKVYGRGLQESAIERAVQMSAEKYCSASIMLGKAAKMSHSFEIVETE from the coding sequence ATGCAAGTTACTTCAAAATGGATAGACGGAATGTGCTTCGTCGGTACAACGGCAAACGGACACAGCGTTGTGATGGAAGGCGCGGCGGCTGAAGGCGAAGTCAAACGCGGCCCCAGCCCGATGGAAATGCTGTTGTTGGGTGTAGCGGGCTGCTCCAGCATCGATGTCGTGATGATTGCCGAGAAACAACGCCAAAAAATCACCGACTGCCGTGCCGAAGTGACTGCCAAACGCGCCGACACCGCGCCGCGCGTGTTTACCGAAATCCATATCCATTTCAAAGTGTATGGTCGAGGTTTGCAAGAAAGCGCGATTGAACGCGCCGTACAGATGTCTGCCGAAAAATATTGCTCCGCATCGATTATGCTGGGTAAAGCGGCAAAAATGAGCCACAGCTTCGAGATCGTCGAAACAGAATAG
- a CDS encoding GntR family transcriptional regulator, translating into MDYENNTNVAPATSSLILEERHDSELFRVYALILDGITDHLLLPGKKLTESELCRQMVCSRNTVRGALSLLAHDKIVDLQPNRGAFVHVPDLKEMKDVFNTRIEMESMILSVLIDMPDLETRLQPLYAMIEQEGAASESGDRVGWNRLSNAFHVELARLLDNNVLFEIMNTLCARSSLIVAVSDPLRKEKRNIDSNSHHEHREILDLLLAGKRNRVTKVIRRHLGACMERLEQKLEM; encoded by the coding sequence ATGGATTACGAAAATAATACCAACGTTGCGCCTGCAACTTCATCGCTTATTTTGGAAGAGCGTCATGATTCCGAACTCTTCCGCGTGTACGCATTGATTTTGGACGGCATTACCGACCATCTGCTGTTGCCGGGCAAAAAACTGACCGAGTCCGAGCTTTGCCGACAAATGGTTTGCTCCCGCAATACCGTGCGTGGCGCATTGTCGCTTTTGGCGCACGACAAAATTGTCGATTTGCAGCCTAACCGCGGCGCATTTGTCCATGTGCCGGACTTGAAAGAAATGAAAGACGTGTTCAACACGCGTATCGAAATGGAAAGCATGATTTTGAGCGTCCTCATCGATATGCCTGATTTGGAAACGCGTCTGCAACCGCTTTACGCTATGATTGAGCAAGAGGGCGCAGCCTCCGAAAGCGGCGACCGCGTGGGTTGGAACCGCCTGTCCAATGCCTTCCATGTCGAATTGGCGCGGCTGTTGGACAACAATGTCCTGTTTGAAATCATGAATACCTTGTGTGCGCGCTCTTCATTGATTGTGGCCGTTTCCGACCCGCTTCGCAAAGAAAAGCGCAATATCGATTCCAATTCGCACCATGAACACCGAGAAATCCTTGATTTGTTGCTGGCAGGCAAGCGCAATCGTGTGACCAAAGTCATACGCCGCCACTTGGGCGCGTGTATGGAACGCTTGGAACAGAAACTCGAGATGTAA
- a CDS encoding DeoR/GlpR family DNA-binding transcription regulator codes for MKPKIQRHEHILTLVREHNFMTVEELAANLDVTPQTIRRDVQELSETGQLKRYHGGASLGDVSVVTAGQERRNHQQQEKNAIARLIASTIPDNASLFISIGTTMEAVAAELVRQRKNLRIITNNIYAASITAARTDYTVIIASGVVRPLDGGITGVATVDFINQFKVDYAIMSTHGIENDGSLLDDDYKEVSVMQAMVNNARVRYLGVDHSKFNSNALVRLGDIGAFDKLFTDRLPSVAMQKTLNERGVAWQVADPVSK; via the coding sequence ATGAAACCCAAAATCCAAAGACACGAACATATCCTCACCCTTGTCCGCGAACATAATTTTATGACGGTGGAAGAATTGGCGGCAAATTTGGATGTGACGCCACAAACCATACGCCGCGATGTGCAAGAGTTAAGCGAGACCGGACAGCTTAAACGCTATCATGGCGGCGCATCTTTGGGCGACGTTTCAGTCGTAACGGCAGGGCAGGAGCGGCGTAACCATCAGCAGCAGGAAAAAAACGCCATTGCCCGTCTGATTGCTTCCACCATTCCCGACAATGCCTCGCTGTTTATCAGCATCGGCACCACCATGGAAGCCGTTGCCGCCGAGTTGGTCAGGCAGCGTAAAAACTTGCGGATTATCACCAACAACATCTACGCCGCCTCCATCACTGCGGCACGTACCGACTACACGGTCATCATCGCTTCCGGCGTGGTCCGCCCCTTGGATGGCGGTATTACCGGCGTGGCGACTGTCGATTTCATCAACCAATTCAAAGTCGACTATGCCATCATGAGTACCCACGGCATAGAAAACGACGGCTCGCTTTTGGATGACGATTACAAGGAAGTCAGCGTCATGCAGGCGATGGTGAACAATGCCCGCGTGCGCTATCTTGGCGTCGACCACAGCAAATTCAACAGCAATGCCTTGGTCAGGCTGGGCGATATCGGCGCATTCGATAAGCTGTTTACCGACCGCCTACCATCCGTCGCCATGCAGAAAACCCTAAACGAGCGCGGCGTAGCGTGGCAGGTTGCCGACCCTGTATCAAAGTAG